The Taeniopygia guttata chromosome 19, bTaeGut7.mat, whole genome shotgun sequence genome window below encodes:
- the TBL2 gene encoding transducin beta-like protein 2 isoform X1, with translation MEAAAALGGSGLPGALIVLILVVLLAVALHRSAPRETPTAPQDGPRANGRARPQEPRKAKAAVRARREKPHQHSFAHRLLVAALKGHSSPVTCLDFSSNGKYLASCSEDRTVRLWSTRDLAGREHRCLRINMGLDHAELVRLSPDSRVAVEPTQGENLVPLAFIVWLANAETIRVYKMTKKDDGSFTFTATSGDFPNKHKAPVINIGIAETGKFIMTASSDTTILIWSPKGEVLASINTNQMNNAYATVSPCGRFVASCGFTPDVKVWEVYFSKNGDFRVVTRAFELKGHTAGVQSFSFSNDSRRMATVSKDGTWKFWDTDVEYKKQQDPYLLLTGQCAVLEPCRIALSPDGRTVAVAGGTDIVVYNTRRGEEEERFLGVHSHCVTDLVFDTTGRYVVSCGDRAICVFHNAAGHRAVVEEMEAMLKKTGNKATQERLEQQISSARKALAAIYGKKY, from the exons atggaggcggcggcggcgctgggcgGGTCGGGGCTACCAGGCGCCCTCATCGTCCTCATCCTTGTCGTGTTGCTGGCGGTCGCGCTGCACCGCTCTGCTCCGCGGGAGACCCCCACCGCCCCGCAGGACG GACCCAGGGCGAACGGACGGGCCAGGCCGCAGGAGCCGCGGAAGGCGAAGGCGGCGGTGAGGGCTCGCAGGGAGAAGCCGCACCAGCACAGCTTCGCACATCGGCTGCTGGTGGCTGCCCTCAAG GGCCACAGCAGCCCGGTGACGTGCCTGGACTTCAGCAGCAATGGCAAGTACCTGGCATCGTGCTCCGAGGACCGCACGGTGCGGCTGTGGAGCACCCGGGACCTGGCAGGACGGGAGCACCGCTGCCTGCGCATCAACATGGGGCTGGACCACGCCGAGCTCGTCCGCCTCAGCCCTGACTCACG TGTTGCAGTTGAACCAACGCAGGGAGAGAACTTGGTGCCCTT GGCTTTCATTGTCTGGCTGGCCAATGCTGAGACTATTCGTGTCTACAAGATGACCAAGAAGGATGATGGCAGCTTCACCTTCACTGCGACTTCTGGGGACTTCCCAAACAAGCACAAGGCTCCTGTCATTAACATAGGGATTGCAGAGACAG ggaagttTATCATGACAGCTTCCAGTGACACCACCATCCTGATCTGGAGCCCAAAGGGCGAAGTCCTGGCCAGCATTAACACCAACCAGATGAACAATGCCTATGccacagtgtcaccctgtgGGAG GTTTGTGGCATCCTGTGGCTTTACCCCTGATGTGAAGGTGTGGGAGGTGTATTTTAGCAAGAACGGAGACTTCAGGGTGGTGACCAGGGCTTTTGAGTTGAAAGGCCACACTGCTGGTGTACaatccttctccttctccaatGACTCAAGGAG GATGGCAACTGTGTCAAAGGATGGCACATGGAAGTTCTGGGACACAGATGTGGAATACAAGAAGCAGCAGGACCCATATCTGCTTCTGACGGGGCAGTGTGCAGTGCTGGAGCCATGCCGCATTGCCCTGTCCCCTGATGGCCGCACGGTCGCCGTGGCGGGCGGCACAGACATCGTGGTGTACAACACACGGCGcggtgaggaggaggagcgtTTTCTTGGCGTGCACAGCCACTGTGTCACAGACCTTGTGTTTGACACCACTGGCCGCTATGTCGTGTCCTGTGGGGACCGCGCTATCTGTGTCTTCCACAACGCTGCTGGGCACCGTGCTGTGGTGGAGGAGATGGAGGCCATGCTGAAAAAAACTGGCAACAAAGCCAcacaggagaggctggagcaaCAGATCTCCAGCGCTCGGAAAGCATTGGCTGCTATCTATGGCAAGAAATACTAA
- the TBL2 gene encoding transducin beta-like protein 2 isoform X2, translating to MEAAAALGGSGLPGALIVLILVVLLAVALHRSAPRETPTAPQDGPRANGRARPQEPRKAKAAVRARREKPHQHSFAHRLLVAALKGHSSPVTCLDFSSNGKYLASCSEDRTVRLWSTRDLAGREHRCLRINMGLDHAELVRLSPDSRAFIVWLANAETIRVYKMTKKDDGSFTFTATSGDFPNKHKAPVINIGIAETGKFIMTASSDTTILIWSPKGEVLASINTNQMNNAYATVSPCGRFVASCGFTPDVKVWEVYFSKNGDFRVVTRAFELKGHTAGVQSFSFSNDSRRMATVSKDGTWKFWDTDVEYKKQQDPYLLLTGQCAVLEPCRIALSPDGRTVAVAGGTDIVVYNTRRGEEEERFLGVHSHCVTDLVFDTTGRYVVSCGDRAICVFHNAAGHRAVVEEMEAMLKKTGNKATQERLEQQISSARKALAAIYGKKY from the exons atggaggcggcggcggcgctgggcgGGTCGGGGCTACCAGGCGCCCTCATCGTCCTCATCCTTGTCGTGTTGCTGGCGGTCGCGCTGCACCGCTCTGCTCCGCGGGAGACCCCCACCGCCCCGCAGGACG GACCCAGGGCGAACGGACGGGCCAGGCCGCAGGAGCCGCGGAAGGCGAAGGCGGCGGTGAGGGCTCGCAGGGAGAAGCCGCACCAGCACAGCTTCGCACATCGGCTGCTGGTGGCTGCCCTCAAG GGCCACAGCAGCCCGGTGACGTGCCTGGACTTCAGCAGCAATGGCAAGTACCTGGCATCGTGCTCCGAGGACCGCACGGTGCGGCTGTGGAGCACCCGGGACCTGGCAGGACGGGAGCACCGCTGCCTGCGCATCAACATGGGGCTGGACCACGCCGAGCTCGTCCGCCTCAGCCCTGACTCACG GGCTTTCATTGTCTGGCTGGCCAATGCTGAGACTATTCGTGTCTACAAGATGACCAAGAAGGATGATGGCAGCTTCACCTTCACTGCGACTTCTGGGGACTTCCCAAACAAGCACAAGGCTCCTGTCATTAACATAGGGATTGCAGAGACAG ggaagttTATCATGACAGCTTCCAGTGACACCACCATCCTGATCTGGAGCCCAAAGGGCGAAGTCCTGGCCAGCATTAACACCAACCAGATGAACAATGCCTATGccacagtgtcaccctgtgGGAG GTTTGTGGCATCCTGTGGCTTTACCCCTGATGTGAAGGTGTGGGAGGTGTATTTTAGCAAGAACGGAGACTTCAGGGTGGTGACCAGGGCTTTTGAGTTGAAAGGCCACACTGCTGGTGTACaatccttctccttctccaatGACTCAAGGAG GATGGCAACTGTGTCAAAGGATGGCACATGGAAGTTCTGGGACACAGATGTGGAATACAAGAAGCAGCAGGACCCATATCTGCTTCTGACGGGGCAGTGTGCAGTGCTGGAGCCATGCCGCATTGCCCTGTCCCCTGATGGCCGCACGGTCGCCGTGGCGGGCGGCACAGACATCGTGGTGTACAACACACGGCGcggtgaggaggaggagcgtTTTCTTGGCGTGCACAGCCACTGTGTCACAGACCTTGTGTTTGACACCACTGGCCGCTATGTCGTGTCCTGTGGGGACCGCGCTATCTGTGTCTTCCACAACGCTGCTGGGCACCGTGCTGTGGTGGAGGAGATGGAGGCCATGCTGAAAAAAACTGGCAACAAAGCCAcacaggagaggctggagcaaCAGATCTCCAGCGCTCGGAAAGCATTGGCTGCTATCTATGGCAAGAAATACTAA